The following are from one region of the Paraglaciecola sp. L1A13 genome:
- the glyA gene encoding serine hydroxymethyltransferase — protein sequence MSDLNMSLKETDPDLFALLSDEGRRQENHIELIASENYTSKAVMEAQGSKLTNKYAEGYPKKRYYGGCEFADGVETLAIERAKALFSSDYVNVQPHSGSQANAAVYMALLSPGDTILGLSLDHGGHLTHGAKPNFSGKLYNAIQYGLDTSTGLIDYEQVAALAKEHQPKMIVAGFSAYSRVVDWQKFKDIAQSVGAYLFVDMAHVAGLVAAGLYPNPIPIADVVTTTTHKTLRGPRGGMILCKSNPSLEKKFNSLIFPGIQGGPLMHVIAAKAVAFKEASLPSFVTYQQQVIDNAQAMAKVFMQRGFGVVSGGTDNHMFLVDLTAKGLTGKQADEVLGAVNITVNKNTVPNDPQSPFVTSGIRIGTPALTSRGIGSEDAAKLAQWMCDLLDNIEEEHLYNIVRQDVAALTAKYPVYK from the coding sequence ATGTCTGACCTAAATATGTCATTAAAAGAAACAGATCCTGATTTATTTGCTTTGTTGAGTGATGAAGGTAGACGGCAAGAAAATCATATCGAACTTATCGCCTCAGAGAACTACACCAGTAAAGCAGTGATGGAGGCGCAAGGAAGCAAACTGACCAATAAATATGCTGAAGGCTACCCTAAGAAAAGATATTACGGCGGGTGCGAATTTGCAGATGGGGTTGAAACGTTAGCTATAGAAAGAGCTAAAGCATTATTTTCATCGGATTACGTTAATGTGCAACCACACTCGGGTTCACAGGCAAACGCGGCGGTGTATATGGCGCTGTTAAGTCCGGGGGATACAATTTTAGGTTTAAGCTTAGACCATGGTGGTCATCTGACTCATGGTGCGAAACCAAACTTTTCTGGCAAATTGTACAATGCGATTCAATATGGCTTAGATACCTCTACTGGCCTAATCGATTATGAGCAAGTGGCTGCTCTTGCTAAAGAACATCAACCAAAAATGATTGTCGCTGGTTTTTCTGCATACTCTCGTGTTGTTGATTGGCAAAAATTTAAAGATATAGCGCAAAGTGTTGGTGCTTATTTGTTTGTTGATATGGCGCATGTTGCAGGTCTTGTTGCCGCAGGTTTGTATCCAAATCCAATTCCCATCGCCGATGTGGTTACCACCACAACCCATAAAACTTTACGTGGTCCTCGAGGGGGTATGATTTTGTGTAAATCGAATCCAAGTCTCGAAAAAAAGTTCAATTCACTGATTTTTCCGGGCATTCAAGGTGGGCCTTTGATGCATGTTATTGCTGCGAAAGCAGTCGCCTTCAAAGAAGCATCCTTACCCTCATTTGTAACCTATCAGCAGCAAGTTATTGATAATGCACAGGCCATGGCTAAGGTATTTATGCAGCGGGGCTTTGGTGTAGTATCTGGCGGGACTGATAACCATATGTTTTTAGTTGATCTTACTGCTAAGGGGTTAACCGGTAAGCAAGCCGATGAAGTTTTGGGCGCTGTTAATATTACGGTTAATAAAAACACCGTGCCTAATGATCCTCAATCGCCATTTGTAACTAGTGGTATACGCATAGGGACGCCAGCGTTAACGTCGCGAGGTATTGGTAGTGAAGATGCTGCAAAGCTCGCTCAGTGGATGTGTGATTTGTTAGATAATATAGAAGAAGAGCATTTGTACAACATTGTGCGTCAAGATGTGGCAGCGTTAACGGCTAAGTATCCCGTTTACAAATAA
- a CDS encoding amidohydrolase → MKLNKLLQFSAMFLSMSMVFEAAATTFTAQQRADAKAQVVAAVDKQKKLAQVMNDTIFSFGELGFQEFETSAYLTKMLKEEGFEIEQGIAGIPTAWVAKWGSGKPVIALGTDLDGIPKASQKPGVAYHEPIIEGAPGHGEGHNSGQVVNIIAAIALKDYMAENDISGTIVLWPGVAEEQLATKAYYVRAGYFNDVDAVLYSHVGSSFGTFYGNPGLSGLVSVKYNFYGESAHSASSPWRGRSALDAVELMSVGLNYRREHLRLSQRIHSVIVDGGDQPNVVPPKASSWYFFREVDYPHIKALWEVGDKVAEGAALMTNTTWDSVVMGSAWPLHSNKPLAYRAYENIKAVGLPEWSDDDLTLAKALQKEIGAEEIGLPQEIMPMVAPPPLDKLTGGGSDDVGDISWVVPTIFMLYPSNIPNLPGHNWSNAVSMATPIAHKGIIAGAKAHAMTMIDLFTDPSLLEEMDDYFTNTQTKDLKYESLLREKDTPQIHLNEDIMGQYRDRMREFYYDAEKYDTYLEQLGIDYPTIKSE, encoded by the coding sequence ATGAAACTGAATAAATTATTGCAATTTAGTGCTATGTTCTTGTCAATGAGTATGGTTTTTGAAGCCGCTGCTACAACCTTTACAGCACAGCAGCGTGCAGATGCAAAAGCTCAAGTAGTTGCTGCAGTGGACAAGCAGAAGAAGCTTGCGCAAGTTATGAATGACACCATCTTTTCGTTTGGTGAGCTTGGTTTTCAAGAGTTTGAAACGTCAGCCTATTTAACCAAGATGTTAAAGGAGGAAGGTTTTGAGATTGAGCAAGGTATTGCGGGTATTCCAACCGCTTGGGTCGCTAAGTGGGGATCAGGTAAACCCGTTATTGCACTGGGAACAGATTTAGACGGTATTCCTAAAGCGTCACAAAAACCCGGTGTAGCGTATCATGAGCCCATTATTGAAGGAGCACCGGGCCACGGGGAAGGGCACAACTCGGGCCAAGTAGTGAATATTATTGCCGCCATAGCACTCAAAGACTACATGGCAGAGAATGATATATCAGGCACCATTGTATTGTGGCCTGGTGTCGCAGAAGAGCAATTGGCGACTAAGGCCTACTATGTTCGTGCTGGGTACTTTAATGATGTTGATGCGGTGCTTTATTCACATGTAGGAAGCAGTTTTGGTACGTTTTACGGTAACCCTGGGCTATCAGGATTGGTCTCAGTAAAATATAACTTTTACGGTGAATCAGCCCATAGTGCAAGCTCGCCATGGCGGGGACGAAGTGCGCTTGATGCCGTTGAATTAATGAGTGTTGGTTTAAACTACCGCAGGGAACATTTGAGACTATCGCAGCGTATTCATTCCGTTATCGTTGATGGTGGTGACCAACCCAATGTGGTGCCGCCTAAAGCCAGTTCTTGGTATTTCTTTAGGGAAGTAGATTATCCCCATATCAAAGCGTTATGGGAGGTTGGCGATAAGGTTGCTGAGGGCGCAGCTTTGATGACGAATACGACTTGGGATTCTGTGGTGATGGGGTCTGCATGGCCACTACATTCAAATAAGCCTTTGGCTTATAGAGCATACGAAAACATCAAAGCAGTGGGCCTACCTGAATGGTCTGATGACGACTTAACGCTCGCTAAAGCACTGCAAAAAGAAATCGGTGCAGAAGAAATAGGCTTGCCGCAAGAGATCATGCCAATGGTCGCTCCCCCTCCTTTAGATAAGTTAACTGGGGGCGGCTCAGATGATGTAGGTGATATCTCTTGGGTGGTACCAACAATTTTCATGTTATATCCGTCAAATATTCCTAATTTACCGGGCCATAATTGGTCAAATGCGGTTTCTATGGCAACGCCAATCGCGCATAAAGGCATTATTGCAGGCGCTAAAGCGCATGCCATGACCATGATTGATCTATTTACTGACCCTTCGTTACTCGAAGAAATGGATGATTACTTCACCAATACGCAAACAAAAGATCTTAAATATGAATCGTTACTGCGTGAAAAAGACACCCCACAAATTCATTTGAATGAAGATATTATGGGCCAGTATCGCGATAGAATGCGCGAGTTTTACTATGATGCTGAGAAATACGACACCTACTTAGAACAGTTGGGTATTGATTACCCTACTATTAAATCTGAGTAG
- a CDS encoding zinc-dependent metalloprotease gives MTVIFSKYVDSAGVGIPSFRYRLLLRVIYAAFIMLVLGAFSGVSQAQSRDFTQATKSLTKQPGFIPFYWDADAGKVLMELTEFDSDVLYYVSAATGAGSVELPLDRGILKSMVVHFHKSGPNVLVVQQNLDFRAQGGTPERVNNVDLSFATSVLASLPVIAQSESKHLVDATSLFIRDAADVENGRASKHAQFKFDNNKSGFYPARMKNFTDNTEIETIASFNISKPNIVVKNVLPDSRVLSMRIHHSFLRAPTGYQTRLADSRIGVSKLKFSNLANPINKDTEVSWVTRWRLEKKQPQAMLSEAIKPIVFYLDPAIPDDIREAMKEGTLWWNEAFETAGFKDAVQVKEPEPGMDPMDIRYAWVQWIERDGRGFSMGGTYRDPRTGEILGSKSRLDSHRMRTVASYYKSYVKAATADGKKLAEAEIEFALARQRVLVAHELGHVLGFGHNWASSINDRASVMEYPSPRVKVKDGKLDLSTAFAIGIGEYDKYMVRYAYTPLAKNVEAKGLNSIIEEMHNNGILFVPSTDPRWAWYDDLSSPVKYMDESFEARQIMLAQYGPDMLDEGEPLGHLRDMKLWMVYLHHRWAIEAAQRFIGGMYHEWAVKGDGIMPTQIVPTALQKQLLSKLMLSLSPDELALPESLLVQLTVHPGLNREDMSDDYAFDQLKAARILADLIVTPLLEPNKLSRMVAFEARDPATLTLPQLIETLMQQTWGKKIGKSSGRSALLRVTQSVVLNSLMTAGADVKSSPEVTAMIMMTLSDLAEELEGKKHQDPLTKAHYQQAYRSIRLYLTDPVKYVPSREFLRWGEQPMSRYPAPPGPPL, from the coding sequence ATGACTGTTATATTTTCGAAGTATGTAGATAGTGCTGGGGTTGGCATACCCTCGTTTCGTTATAGGCTGCTGTTGCGTGTTATTTACGCAGCCTTTATTATGCTGGTGTTGGGTGCGTTTTCAGGGGTAAGTCAGGCTCAAAGTCGCGATTTTACCCAAGCGACTAAGTCCTTAACAAAACAGCCAGGATTTATTCCTTTTTATTGGGATGCAGATGCTGGCAAAGTGTTAATGGAACTTACAGAGTTCGACAGCGATGTTTTGTATTACGTAAGTGCCGCTACTGGTGCAGGTTCAGTTGAATTACCTTTGGACAGAGGGATCTTAAAAAGCATGGTGGTTCACTTTCACAAAAGTGGACCCAATGTTTTGGTTGTTCAACAGAATTTGGATTTTAGAGCGCAAGGAGGCACGCCTGAGAGAGTCAACAATGTTGACCTTTCATTTGCGACTTCAGTTCTGGCATCTTTGCCTGTCATTGCGCAGTCAGAAAGTAAACACTTAGTTGACGCGACATCTTTATTTATTCGTGATGCAGCTGATGTAGAAAACGGAAGAGCATCGAAGCACGCTCAGTTCAAATTTGATAATAACAAAAGTGGTTTTTATCCGGCTAGGATGAAAAACTTCACTGACAATACCGAAATTGAAACCATTGCTTCTTTCAATATTAGTAAACCTAATATCGTGGTAAAAAACGTCTTACCTGACTCCCGCGTGTTATCAATGCGTATTCATCATTCTTTTTTACGCGCCCCTACTGGCTACCAAACACGCCTTGCAGACTCTCGTATTGGGGTCAGTAAATTGAAATTTAGCAACCTGGCTAATCCAATTAATAAAGATACGGAAGTCTCTTGGGTAACACGTTGGCGACTTGAGAAAAAGCAGCCGCAGGCCATGCTGAGTGAAGCAATAAAGCCTATCGTATTTTATCTTGATCCTGCCATTCCAGATGATATTCGAGAAGCAATGAAAGAAGGTACGCTCTGGTGGAATGAAGCATTTGAAACCGCGGGTTTTAAAGATGCTGTTCAGGTAAAAGAACCTGAACCAGGCATGGATCCTATGGATATCCGCTATGCTTGGGTTCAATGGATAGAGCGAGATGGCCGGGGATTCTCTATGGGCGGTACGTATCGAGATCCACGGACAGGAGAGATTTTAGGCTCAAAAAGTCGTCTCGACTCGCATCGCATGAGAACAGTAGCCAGTTACTATAAAAGTTACGTGAAGGCGGCGACAGCAGATGGCAAGAAATTAGCTGAAGCTGAAATAGAATTTGCGTTAGCACGTCAGCGGGTACTGGTAGCTCATGAGTTGGGTCATGTGTTAGGTTTTGGTCATAATTGGGCATCGAGTATTAATGATCGCGCCTCAGTCATGGAATATCCTTCGCCCAGGGTGAAGGTCAAAGATGGAAAACTGGATTTATCAACAGCGTTTGCCATTGGAATTGGTGAATATGATAAATACATGGTGCGTTATGCTTATACGCCTCTGGCAAAAAATGTTGAGGCGAAAGGCTTAAACAGCATTATTGAAGAAATGCACAATAACGGCATTTTATTTGTTCCATCTACTGACCCTCGTTGGGCATGGTATGACGACCTCTCGTCGCCCGTTAAATACATGGATGAGAGCTTCGAAGCAAGGCAGATCATGCTAGCGCAATACGGCCCCGATATGTTGGATGAAGGAGAGCCACTGGGTCATTTACGCGATATGAAACTTTGGATGGTGTATTTACATCATCGGTGGGCGATTGAAGCGGCACAGCGTTTTATTGGTGGTATGTATCACGAATGGGCGGTCAAAGGTGATGGTATTATGCCTACTCAAATAGTGCCCACAGCACTTCAAAAGCAATTGCTAAGTAAACTTATGCTTAGTTTATCGCCGGATGAATTGGCTTTACCTGAGTCTTTACTGGTTCAATTAACAGTACACCCAGGTCTTAACCGCGAAGATATGTCTGATGATTATGCGTTTGACCAACTTAAAGCGGCGCGTATTCTGGCAGATTTAATTGTGACCCCACTGTTAGAGCCTAACAAACTTAGCCGAATGGTTGCATTCGAAGCGCGAGACCCTGCAACATTGACGTTGCCTCAGTTAATCGAGACATTAATGCAACAGACATGGGGTAAAAAAATTGGTAAGTCTTCTGGTCGCTCAGCTTTACTCAGAGTGACACAAAGCGTTGTGCTCAATAGCTTAATGACCGCCGGTGCTGACGTAAAATCTAGCCCTGAAGTTACGGCAATGATAATGATGACTTTATCAGATCTTGCTGAGGAGCTTGAAGGTAAAAAGCATCAAGACCCATTAACGAAAGCACACTACCAGCAAGCATATCGAAGCATTCGATTGTATTTAACTGATCCCGTTAAATATGTTCCTTCAAGAGAGTTTTTAAGATGGGGGGAGCAGCCAATGTCGCGCTATCCAGCGCCGCCGGGACCACCTTTGTAA
- a CDS encoding amidohydrolase — protein sequence MFKQKFVTGILGLSLVVGPLSALASADMTLNERMDAKAELIDAVASKAKDVQVMNDMIFSFGELGFQEFETSAYLTKILNDNGFSIETGISGIPTSWMATWGEGEPVIALGSDIDGIPKASQKPGVAYHDPVIEGAPGHGEGHNSGQVVNIVAAIAVKEYMEKNGLKGTIKIWPGVAEEQLGTKAYYVRDGYFKDVDAVLFSHVSNAFSTSWGAGRGNGLVSVQYDFFGESAHSAGSPWRGRSALDAAELMSVGMNYRREHLRLSQRTHSIIVDGGDQPNVVPPKASIWYFFRETDYPHIKSLWEIGDKMAEGAALMTNTTWESTVLGSAWPQHMNKAIAENAYSNIKLIGMPKWSDDDMTLAKALQKEIGVEPTGLKTEIEVLSDPIDPKKNMGGGSDDIGDVSWQVPTITLRYPANIPNLPGHNWSNSVAMATPIAHKGVLAGAKVQALNLFDLITSDALMESAWDYYKDVQTKDEKYIPLLSAEDTPAIHLNEQIMATYKERMKKFYYDPAKYDTYLEQLGITYPTVKE from the coding sequence ATGTTTAAACAGAAATTTGTAACAGGTATTTTGGGACTGTCTTTGGTCGTGGGGCCTTTATCGGCTTTAGCTAGCGCAGATATGACGTTAAATGAGCGTATGGACGCGAAAGCAGAGCTCATTGATGCTGTGGCGAGCAAAGCCAAAGACGTTCAGGTAATGAACGATATGATTTTTAGCTTTGGTGAGCTTGGTTTTCAAGAGTTTGAGACCTCCGCTTATTTAACCAAAATACTGAATGATAACGGTTTTTCAATTGAAACTGGGATCTCAGGTATTCCTACGAGTTGGATGGCCACATGGGGAGAAGGTGAGCCCGTTATTGCGCTGGGTTCTGATATTGATGGCATCCCTAAGGCGTCGCAGAAACCTGGGGTTGCCTATCATGATCCTGTGATTGAAGGTGCGCCCGGTCATGGTGAAGGTCATAACTCAGGGCAGGTCGTGAATATAGTTGCTGCCATAGCGGTTAAAGAATATATGGAGAAAAATGGCCTCAAAGGAACCATTAAAATATGGCCGGGTGTTGCTGAAGAGCAATTAGGCACTAAGGCCTATTACGTGAGAGATGGATATTTTAAAGACGTTGATGCGGTTCTGTTTTCGCATGTATCTAATGCTTTTAGCACAAGTTGGGGCGCAGGCCGAGGTAACGGCTTAGTATCAGTACAGTATGACTTTTTTGGCGAATCGGCACACAGTGCTGGGTCACCTTGGCGTGGTCGTAGTGCACTTGATGCGGCTGAACTAATGAGCGTTGGAATGAACTATCGCCGCGAACATTTGCGCTTGTCCCAAAGAACGCATTCGATAATTGTGGATGGTGGCGATCAACCGAATGTTGTGCCGCCAAAAGCGAGTATTTGGTACTTCTTCCGTGAAACGGATTATCCACATATTAAGTCCTTGTGGGAGATTGGCGACAAAATGGCTGAGGGAGCAGCTTTAATGACCAACACTACTTGGGAGTCCACGGTACTGGGCTCTGCTTGGCCGCAGCATATGAACAAGGCTATCGCCGAAAATGCCTATTCTAATATCAAGCTGATTGGGATGCCAAAATGGTCAGATGACGATATGACCCTAGCCAAAGCACTTCAAAAAGAGATCGGCGTTGAACCTACAGGGTTGAAAACCGAGATTGAAGTGTTGTCGGATCCAATTGATCCGAAGAAAAATATGGGCGGTGGCTCAGATGATATCGGTGATGTGTCGTGGCAGGTGCCTACAATCACCTTACGTTACCCTGCCAATATCCCCAATTTACCTGGCCATAACTGGTCAAATTCCGTGGCTATGGCAACTCCTATCGCGCACAAGGGCGTGCTGGCAGGTGCAAAAGTACAAGCTTTGAATCTGTTTGACTTGATTACTAGTGATGCACTGATGGAATCAGCCTGGGATTACTACAAAGACGTGCAAACCAAGGATGAAAAGTACATTCCTTTATTAAGTGCTGAAGATACGCCTGCGATCCATTTAAACGAGCAAATAATGGCTACGTACAAAGAGCGCATGAAGAAGTTCTACTACGACCCTGCAAAATACGACACATACCTAGAGCAGTTAGGCATTACTTACCCAACAGTGAAAGAGTAA
- a CDS encoding TonB-dependent siderophore receptor, protein MKSPNSTKSMKVTYLAAMISSSLMGSHAFAQESNIEAENLDEIKMESIQVTGSRVARDGYDTPAPITLMTQEDINAYAPGSVAEFVNTMPSVTGSTTASTSSGSLSSGASGIAALNLRALGVGRTLVLFDGQRNVVSASTGEVDTNTFPQSLIKNVEIVTGGASSVYGSDAVSGVVNFILDKEYVGFKSQVEYGETTYGDHENGKVVLTYGSELAGGDGHLLLSGEYYSANGIHDTTRDWAEQGFVGMINPDTSEGSPFYLVDTGIGISNYTPGGLIASGPLEGTYFGVDGAVNQLAYGAVSGQWMQGGDWEYTTSGMLGTNSLAADEERKNLFARFSYMVGGAELYMQGSYAEYEGLSYYINPTSKGVTIYADNAYLPSSVSSQMADLGLASFSLNTSNVDMPASGANNVRDTTRIVLGGNGEFRLSDKFFTWDAYYQYGKTKSDEHMTGTYNTSRLDLATDAIVDPDSGEVVCRSTLTDPSNGCIPLNRLGVGVGSDEALSYVLGQPRRIQEFVQDVAAVNFSTGDIEGWAGPISIAFGAEYRHEQMDGDVDPQYSSGWKYGNYKVTEGSYNVKEAYVETLIPLMDDLDFNGAVRYTDYSTSGGVTTWKTGLTYRPIEDATFRLTRSRDIRAPNLSELYATGTARSNSVTINGASVPMIQNLQGNPTVAPEEADSWGAGVILRPSFIENFSATIDYYEVEIDGIISFVTADDTAEYCVEYGVQKYCDNMIYDASGTLQTINLLYDNLDSMTARGVDYDVTYDFDMGDIFDGGLGGVKLRFLATNYLENIIDNGVTAIDSAGSNAGSTPDWKYRASVSYNLDDMTFNITARGVSDGVLNNSYIECTTNCPVSSAPNYTINDNSVDGKTFFDFYAAKTFTFAEDTDAEFYVSIRNVFDTDPAMVAYPASQGSENRPGYLETNRGLYDVLGREFKLGVRVNM, encoded by the coding sequence CTATTTAGCTGCAATGATTTCCTCTTCCTTAATGGGTAGTCATGCTTTTGCACAAGAGTCGAATATCGAAGCAGAAAATCTTGACGAAATAAAAATGGAATCGATTCAAGTGACTGGTTCAAGAGTTGCTCGTGACGGCTACGACACACCAGCGCCGATCACGCTTATGACCCAAGAAGATATTAATGCCTACGCGCCCGGTAGTGTGGCTGAATTCGTTAATACCATGCCTTCAGTTACAGGCAGTACGACGGCATCTACCTCTTCGGGTTCTTTAAGTAGTGGAGCATCAGGTATTGCTGCGTTAAATTTACGTGCTTTGGGTGTCGGCAGAACGCTTGTTTTGTTTGATGGACAACGAAATGTTGTGTCAGCCTCGACTGGCGAGGTGGACACGAATACATTCCCTCAGTCACTGATCAAAAATGTAGAAATTGTGACTGGTGGTGCTTCCTCTGTGTATGGTTCAGATGCCGTTAGTGGTGTTGTGAACTTTATTCTTGATAAAGAATATGTTGGTTTTAAGTCGCAAGTTGAATATGGCGAAACGACGTACGGCGACCATGAAAACGGTAAAGTGGTTCTGACTTATGGTTCAGAGCTAGCTGGTGGTGACGGGCACTTATTACTTAGTGGTGAGTATTACTCAGCAAATGGCATTCATGACACCACACGTGACTGGGCCGAGCAGGGTTTTGTGGGCATGATTAACCCAGATACCAGTGAAGGTTCTCCTTTCTATTTAGTTGATACCGGTATTGGTATTTCTAATTATACCCCTGGTGGTTTAATTGCATCAGGTCCTTTGGAGGGGACTTATTTTGGCGTTGATGGGGCCGTTAATCAACTCGCATACGGCGCAGTATCGGGCCAATGGATGCAAGGTGGCGACTGGGAATATACAACATCGGGCATGCTTGGAACAAACTCACTGGCGGCTGATGAAGAACGAAAGAACTTGTTCGCCAGATTCAGCTATATGGTGGGCGGCGCTGAGTTGTATATGCAGGGTTCCTATGCAGAGTATGAAGGCTTAAGTTATTACATTAACCCCACGTCAAAAGGGGTAACCATTTATGCTGATAACGCCTATTTACCCTCATCTGTGTCTTCACAAATGGCTGATCTTGGCTTAGCTAGTTTTAGTTTAAATACGAGTAACGTTGACATGCCCGCCTCCGGAGCAAATAACGTGCGCGATACCACGCGTATCGTGCTAGGCGGGAATGGTGAGTTTCGATTAAGTGATAAGTTCTTCACTTGGGATGCTTATTATCAATACGGCAAAACCAAGTCTGATGAACATATGACGGGTACTTATAATACGTCACGCCTAGACTTGGCAACCGACGCAATTGTTGACCCGGATTCAGGAGAGGTGGTTTGTCGCTCTACACTAACAGACCCTTCAAATGGCTGTATTCCGCTTAACCGTTTAGGCGTTGGTGTTGGTAGTGACGAAGCATTGAGTTACGTGCTGGGGCAACCCCGTCGTATACAAGAATTTGTGCAAGATGTTGCCGCTGTAAATTTTAGCACTGGCGACATTGAAGGGTGGGCCGGTCCTATCTCAATCGCATTTGGTGCTGAATATCGCCATGAACAAATGGATGGCGATGTGGACCCTCAGTATTCGAGTGGTTGGAAATACGGAAACTATAAAGTTACGGAAGGTTCGTACAATGTAAAAGAAGCATATGTTGAGACATTGATCCCATTGATGGATGATCTAGATTTCAACGGCGCTGTGCGTTACACCGATTACAGCACCTCTGGGGGAGTGACTACTTGGAAAACCGGTCTTACCTATAGACCAATTGAAGATGCAACATTCCGTTTAACTCGCTCACGAGATATTCGGGCTCCAAATCTGAGTGAGTTATATGCTACCGGTACCGCCCGTAGCAACTCGGTAACCATAAATGGTGCTTCGGTTCCTATGATTCAAAACCTTCAAGGTAATCCTACTGTGGCACCTGAAGAAGCTGACTCTTGGGGAGCTGGCGTTATTTTAAGACCTAGTTTTATCGAAAACTTCTCTGCCACCATTGATTACTATGAAGTTGAAATTGACGGGATTATATCGTTTGTTACCGCCGATGATACGGCGGAATATTGTGTAGAGTATGGCGTGCAAAAATACTGTGACAATATGATTTATGACGCCAGCGGTACGCTACAGACGATTAATCTATTATACGACAACCTTGACTCAATGACCGCTAGAGGCGTGGATTACGACGTTACTTACGACTTTGATATGGGGGACATTTTTGACGGTGGATTAGGGGGAGTCAAGTTGCGTTTCTTGGCAACTAACTATTTAGAAAATATTATTGATAACGGTGTCACAGCGATTGATTCAGCTGGTTCAAATGCTGGCAGCACTCCGGATTGGAAATACCGAGCTTCGGTTAGTTACAACCTTGATGATATGACTTTCAACATTACCGCCCGCGGTGTAAGTGATGGTGTACTCAACAATTCATATATCGAATGTACCACTAATTGCCCTGTCAGTTCCGCACCAAACTACACCATTAATGATAACAGCGTGGATGGCAAAACCTTCTTCGACTTTTATGCTGCTAAAACTTTTACCTTTGCTGAAGATACGGATGCAGAGTTCTACGTTTCTATTCGAAATGTCTTTGACACCGACCCTGCAATGGTGGCTTATCCGGCCTCTCAGGGTTCAGAAAATCGTCCTGGCTACCTAGAAACTAACCGCGGGCTTTACGACGTACTTGGGCGTGAGTTCAAACTTGGTGTACGTGTAAATATGTAA
- a CDS encoding LysR family transcriptional regulator — protein sequence MKNLSVDFLRSFVTITQTGSYTLCAERLKRTQPAISLQIKKLEDVIGEKLFIRESNRLTLTLAGSKLLEFSMKIISLNDQAMREFGRPQVSGNIRLGIPSEFSTTLMPKIIRRFINTYPEISLEVHCALSKDLLCEPLKNKFDLILSLQEEADSTQEGHIITDQLVWVGSQRFVNNIPEKLPIIAAPSPCLYRKRVTSVLNTHKKNWQIIYTIADLNGIQTAINEDLGITALARSTVPPGLFILPPSPQLPELGQVGVYLMNPQKVRSEAIELLAKTIETQLAI from the coding sequence ATGAAAAATTTGTCAGTCGATTTTTTACGTTCATTTGTGACAATTACACAAACGGGAAGTTATACACTTTGTGCAGAGCGCCTAAAACGCACACAACCAGCCATTAGCTTACAAATTAAAAAGCTAGAAGACGTTATAGGCGAAAAGCTATTTATTCGAGAATCTAATCGACTGACACTAACGTTAGCTGGCAGCAAGTTGTTAGAATTTAGTATGAAGATCATATCATTAAATGATCAAGCCATGCGGGAGTTTGGACGCCCACAAGTCAGCGGAAATATAAGGCTAGGCATCCCAAGTGAATTCTCTACTACATTAATGCCAAAAATTATTCGACGTTTTATAAATACTTATCCTGAAATATCACTGGAGGTACACTGCGCACTCAGCAAAGATCTCTTATGTGAACCGCTTAAAAATAAATTTGATCTCATTTTATCATTACAAGAAGAGGCTGATTCTACTCAGGAAGGGCACATTATCACTGACCAATTAGTCTGGGTAGGTAGCCAGAGGTTCGTCAATAATATCCCCGAAAAATTGCCTATTATCGCAGCACCTTCCCCTTGCCTTTATAGAAAGCGAGTCACTTCAGTATTGAATACACATAAGAAAAATTGGCAAATAATTTACACTATTGCCGACCTAAATGGTATTCAAACCGCTATCAATGAAGATTTAGGTATTACAGCCTTAGCCAGAAGCACGGTGCCTCCCGGGTTGTTTATACTTCCACCAAGCCCACAGTTACCAGAACTAGGTCAGGTTGGTGTTTACCTAATGAATCCTCAAAAAGTGCGTTCAGAGGCTATTGAACTGCTAGCAAAGACTATTGAAACCCAACTCGCGATCTAA